Proteins from one Streptosporangium becharense genomic window:
- a CDS encoding tyrosine-type recombinase/integrase: protein MDRPAPETFATKTDAEVWLTRKEAEILDDEWIDPDAGKITLGEYGRAWIEERPNLRPRTVELYGYLLRAHLVSTFGEKALSEIKDPQVRRWRKKLLDAGVSEVTVAKAYRLLKAVLTTAVDDQLIKRNPCRIKGAGQERSPERPVLTVAEVYRLADAIEPRYRALVLLATFGGLRWGELAGLQRRDVDLGAGTVRVERQLMQITGQGLVFTEPKSAAGKRTVVIPDLIVEDLRAHVKDFTQDGDKGLIFAGPDDGPLRNTNFNRRVWAQALRDADLPKIHFHDLRHTGNTLAANAGASIRELMERMGHSSTRAAMIYQHSTHERQREVARKLDGLARGALGRRSGTQRARKPDEAE, encoded by the coding sequence GTGGACCGCCCGGCCCCGGAGACCTTCGCCACCAAGACGGACGCCGAGGTCTGGCTGACCAGGAAGGAGGCGGAGATCCTCGATGACGAGTGGATCGATCCGGACGCCGGGAAGATCACGCTTGGTGAGTACGGGCGGGCCTGGATCGAGGAACGGCCGAACCTCCGGCCCCGCACGGTCGAACTGTACGGCTACCTGCTCCGCGCTCACCTCGTCTCCACCTTCGGCGAGAAGGCGCTGAGCGAGATCAAGGATCCGCAGGTCCGGCGGTGGCGCAAGAAGCTTCTGGACGCGGGGGTCAGTGAGGTCACCGTGGCCAAGGCGTACCGGTTGTTGAAGGCGGTCCTGACCACGGCCGTGGATGACCAGCTCATCAAGCGGAACCCGTGCCGGATCAAGGGTGCCGGTCAGGAGAGGTCGCCGGAACGGCCGGTGCTCACGGTCGCCGAGGTCTACCGGCTCGCCGACGCGATCGAGCCGCGCTACCGGGCGCTGGTGCTCCTGGCGACGTTCGGCGGTCTGCGCTGGGGTGAGCTGGCCGGCCTCCAGCGCCGGGACGTCGACCTGGGCGCCGGGACCGTGCGGGTGGAACGTCAGTTGATGCAGATCACCGGTCAGGGGCTTGTCTTCACCGAACCCAAGTCCGCGGCGGGCAAGCGGACGGTGGTGATCCCCGATCTGATCGTCGAAGATCTGCGGGCGCACGTGAAGGACTTCACCCAGGACGGGGACAAGGGGCTGATCTTCGCGGGACCGGATGACGGACCGCTGCGCAACACCAACTTCAACCGGCGCGTCTGGGCTCAGGCACTCAGGGACGCCGACCTCCCGAAGATCCACTTTCACGACCTGCGGCACACCGGGAACACCCTCGCCGCGAACGCCGGGGCGTCGATCCGGGAACTGATGGAGCGCATGGGCCACTCCAGTACGCGGGCGGCGATGATCTATCAGCACTCCACCCACGAGCGGCAGCGGGAGGTGGCGAGGAAGCTCGACGGCCTCGCCCGTGGGGCACTCGGGAGGCGATCGGGCACGCAACGGGCACGGAAGCCGGACGAGGCCGAATAA
- a CDS encoding DUF4231 domain-containing protein, producing the protein MSEIANIGAGPQAQLLAHNAKILALQEAIRVRKIQKRSLFFSAAIVSVGSVAIFIATVSTWDIFDMGPINRVAIPLTVLSGALFLRLAYLESERTGNESKTVRRLQLDLELAEEARRLSASHLGLPVYQRQYAYKEDIPRELTQLRDEAKYYRRIHNIFQAIIIVGSLGTTTAASLADTPAPYKWITVALSFAVGVSAGFTGYFKYRERSFYLQQTADAIEQNMAAFELGIPPYEDPNESKNLYKLSKEIELLRVEQRKRQQQLDQPHEGKEGTV; encoded by the coding sequence TTGTCCGAGATTGCGAACATCGGAGCAGGTCCACAAGCTCAGCTATTGGCCCACAACGCGAAAATTCTCGCCCTGCAAGAGGCAATACGGGTTCGAAAAATCCAGAAAAGATCCCTTTTCTTTTCGGCTGCAATAGTGTCGGTTGGAAGTGTGGCTATCTTTATTGCCACAGTATCAACCTGGGACATTTTCGATATGGGTCCAATCAATCGCGTAGCAATCCCCTTAACCGTTTTATCTGGCGCTCTATTTCTGAGGCTCGCTTACCTGGAGTCAGAGAGAACCGGAAACGAGAGTAAAACGGTACGCAGACTTCAGCTCGACCTTGAGTTAGCCGAAGAGGCGCGCCGGCTCTCGGCGTCGCACCTTGGATTGCCTGTTTATCAACGACAGTACGCGTATAAGGAAGATATACCGCGCGAGTTGACGCAACTGCGCGATGAGGCAAAGTATTATCGTCGCATTCATAACATCTTTCAGGCGATTATCATAGTTGGTTCGCTAGGAACCACAACGGCTGCAAGCCTTGCCGACACTCCCGCTCCCTATAAGTGGATAACGGTCGCACTCAGCTTTGCAGTGGGAGTCTCGGCCGGGTTTACGGGATATTTCAAATATCGAGAACGCAGCTTCTATCTGCAGCAGACGGCGGACGCCATCGAACAAAATATGGCTGCATTTGAGTTGGGGATTCCTCCCTATGAGGATCCCAATGAAAGCAAAAATCTTTACAAGCTTTCTAAGGAAATTGAGCTATTGCGGGTCGAGCAACGCAAGCGTCAGCAACAGCTCGACCAGCCTCACGAAGGTAAAGAAGGGACCGTGTAA
- a CDS encoding NUDIX hydrolase gives MATNEEQTRWIVHGERLIYDNEWIRLGLVDVEIPDGERFEHHAVHLGRAAMTVLVDDENRVLMMWRHRFLFDRWGWELPGGLVEVGEDPKDTAAREVEEETGYRPREMEHLITFQPMVGMVDSEHLVFLGRGAELVGEPVGEVEADRLEWIPMAEIPDMIARGDVWNSGVLVGLLYARERLNAARG, from the coding sequence GTGGCTACCAATGAGGAGCAGACGCGTTGGATCGTGCACGGTGAGCGGCTGATCTACGACAACGAGTGGATCCGGCTCGGGCTCGTGGACGTGGAGATCCCGGACGGGGAGCGGTTCGAGCACCACGCGGTTCATCTGGGGCGGGCGGCCATGACGGTGCTGGTCGATGATGAGAACCGGGTGCTGATGATGTGGCGGCACCGGTTCCTGTTCGACCGGTGGGGCTGGGAGTTGCCCGGTGGGCTGGTCGAGGTGGGTGAGGATCCGAAGGACACCGCCGCTCGTGAGGTGGAGGAGGAGACCGGGTACCGCCCCAGGGAGATGGAGCACCTGATCACCTTCCAGCCGATGGTGGGCATGGTTGACTCCGAGCACCTCGTGTTTCTCGGCAGAGGGGCCGAACTGGTGGGGGAACCGGTCGGGGAGGTTGAGGCCGATCGGCTGGAGTGGATCCCGATGGCCGAGATTCCCGACATGATCGCCCGCGGGGATGTGTGGAACTCCGGGGTGCTGGTCGGGTTGCTGTACGCGCGAGAGCGGCTCAACGCAGCGCGCGGGTAG
- a CDS encoding helix-turn-helix domain-containing protein, protein MPKSAFDPIRIPEQVWDREENRAILKSRNISELFKIAAKYGASQTRLSTATGITQGRISLIIRGQRQVTDLEVFERIAAGLGLPDHARMLFGLAPLDTASPTGNRDGVHQEQAEELAARIEEATVVDSTMVMILTTDTNNLRLMDRRAGAAAIADKMRAQITQIERFHRHAIRPGIRAQLARIMSETAALAGWQAIDTCALSDAWDHHERAISAAREAEDPALIAYARGQQAYVLVDLGRPAEATELLQHIRTTYDRHVPDHLRTWLAAAEAEAAAILGDETTCRTALDQAAALLPQGGADPTLPYVFLDKHHLARWRGNCLVRFGDPDTIEDLQSALAGMDGTYNRAEAGLRCDLAHAFLAMGEADAAHPHLHRAQQLVTLTGSRRHGRRVKELTRAATRALR, encoded by the coding sequence ATGCCAAAAAGCGCTTTCGATCCGATCCGAATTCCGGAACAGGTTTGGGACCGTGAAGAAAACAGGGCAATTCTCAAGAGTCGCAACATATCCGAGCTTTTCAAGATCGCCGCCAAGTACGGCGCCAGCCAGACACGCCTCAGCACGGCGACCGGGATCACCCAGGGCCGCATCAGCCTGATCATCCGCGGGCAACGCCAGGTCACCGACCTGGAGGTATTCGAGCGTATCGCCGCTGGCCTCGGCCTTCCCGACCACGCCCGCATGCTGTTCGGCCTGGCCCCGCTCGACACCGCCTCCCCCACCGGAAATCGCGACGGCGTCCACCAGGAGCAAGCCGAGGAACTGGCAGCCCGGATCGAAGAGGCGACCGTCGTCGACTCCACCATGGTCATGATCCTCACCACCGACACCAATAATCTGCGCCTGATGGACCGCCGGGCGGGTGCTGCGGCAATCGCCGACAAAATGCGTGCCCAAATCACCCAGATCGAACGCTTCCACCGGCACGCCATACGCCCCGGAATCCGCGCTCAACTCGCACGCATCATGTCGGAAACGGCAGCTCTCGCCGGATGGCAGGCCATCGACACCTGCGCTCTGTCCGACGCGTGGGACCACCACGAGCGCGCCATATCAGCCGCCCGCGAAGCCGAAGACCCAGCCCTGATCGCCTACGCCCGTGGCCAGCAGGCATACGTCCTGGTCGACCTCGGGCGGCCGGCCGAGGCCACCGAACTACTCCAGCACATCCGAACCACCTACGACCGGCACGTCCCCGATCACCTCCGGACCTGGCTCGCCGCCGCTGAAGCCGAAGCCGCCGCCATCCTCGGCGACGAGACCACCTGCCGCACCGCTCTAGACCAAGCCGCCGCCCTCCTGCCCCAAGGAGGCGCCGACCCGACCCTGCCGTATGTCTTTCTCGACAAGCACCACCTGGCCCGCTGGCGCGGCAACTGCCTGGTCCGCTTCGGCGACCCCGACACCATCGAAGATCTCCAGTCCGCCCTGGCGGGCATGGACGGCACCTACAACCGCGCCGAAGCCGGTCTCCGATGCGATCTCGCCCACGCGTTCCTGGCCATGGGAGAGGCGGACGCCGCCCACCCGCATCTCCACCGAGCCCAGCAACTCGTCACACTGACCGGCTCCCGCCGGCACGGACGACGCGTCAAGGAACTCACCCGAGCGGCTACCCGCGCGCTGCGTTGA
- a CDS encoding GntR family transcriptional regulator, translating to MSMDFAPPKYAQVMTAIQQRIQAGEYAPGDMLPSETQLVREFGVGRTTVVRALQTLAMQGWIEREHGRGSFVKGRPESSPDRVRPGLGVAEQAESAEQAIEVHRLAAPRHIARLLGVAERTPVLARQRVARQGDRVAAVETLWFPLEVALGTDLDRPDPLRYGVRQHLQAVKHLRFDHVTERLTARAPSEEETDLLGSAKPVLGVVSTVHDAAGTVLLVVEAALPGDLHELQDVYPVS from the coding sequence ATGAGCATGGACTTCGCTCCGCCGAAGTATGCCCAGGTGATGACGGCGATCCAGCAACGGATCCAGGCCGGCGAGTACGCGCCGGGAGACATGCTGCCGTCCGAGACCCAGTTGGTGCGGGAGTTCGGGGTGGGCCGCACCACGGTGGTGCGCGCGTTGCAGACCTTGGCCATGCAGGGCTGGATCGAGCGCGAGCACGGGCGCGGCTCGTTCGTCAAAGGCCGGCCGGAGAGTTCCCCGGATCGGGTTCGGCCGGGGCTGGGCGTGGCCGAACAGGCCGAGAGCGCTGAGCAGGCGATTGAGGTGCATCGCCTGGCGGCGCCGCGGCACATCGCCCGGTTGCTGGGTGTGGCAGAGCGTACTCCGGTGCTCGCCCGCCAGCGGGTGGCCCGCCAAGGGGACCGGGTGGCGGCGGTGGAAACCCTGTGGTTCCCGTTGGAGGTCGCCCTCGGCACCGACCTCGACAGGCCCGACCCGCTCCGGTACGGGGTGCGCCAGCATCTCCAAGCGGTCAAGCATCTGCGCTTCGATCACGTCACCGAGCGGCTGACCGCGCGTGCCCCCTCTGAGGAGGAGACCGACCTGCTCGGCTCGGCCAAGCCGGTGCTCGGGGTGGTCTCGACGGTGCATGACGCAGCCGGCACGGTGCTGCTGGTGGTGGAGGCGGCGCTGCCCGGTGACCTGCATGAGCTTCAGGATGTGTATCCGGTGAGCTGA
- a CDS encoding plasmid replication, integration and excision activator: MAIHGPIPVTFEQVFPHGCYIVGEVEQVKDFDASSGGRTVFAKDKTTGELIWQVAVMDADPGVKAGQKTVSVKLLSAVQPVVPPALPGLPFVPVEFDGMTVTPYVAQNTGRLAYSIRATALRAPRTTGTAGPAKQNGAVKEAAA; this comes from the coding sequence ATGGCCATCCACGGCCCCATCCCCGTCACCTTCGAGCAGGTCTTCCCGCACGGCTGCTACATCGTCGGCGAGGTCGAGCAGGTCAAGGACTTCGACGCCTCCTCCGGCGGGCGCACCGTGTTCGCCAAGGACAAGACCACCGGCGAACTCATCTGGCAGGTCGCCGTGATGGACGCCGACCCCGGTGTCAAGGCCGGGCAGAAGACCGTCTCGGTCAAGCTCCTGTCGGCGGTGCAGCCGGTCGTCCCGCCGGCGCTGCCGGGGCTGCCGTTCGTGCCGGTCGAGTTCGACGGCATGACCGTCACCCCCTACGTCGCGCAGAACACCGGCCGCCTGGCCTACTCCATCCGCGCCACCGCCCTGCGCGCTCCCCGCACCACCGGCACGGCGGGACCGGCCAAGCAGAACGGCGCGGTCAAGGAGGCCGCGGCGTGA
- a CDS encoding FtsK/SpoIIIE domain-containing protein: MFKKLPGDEAQHLVTTTPDTAVVFRPAVLHTPAIITVLIFTWRLLAGLIRVIWRHPIAAIVVAVPVVTWALYGWPWGLGLVALVLVGLTAWFFLARASFLRWVGWRLLAFWRRIWVYRRHWQPVMIVSGLGRRIHGRDYLPRLVHVTCTSWADLVTVRMLTGQCVKDWADRVDHLAHGFGATSCRVSIARAGWLLLIIPRHDPLATPLPAVPIPDEATVGPVEIGRCEDGTPWKLKVHGTHVLVAGATGAGKGSIIWSTIRGLLPAVRAGLVQIWALDPKRMELSFGRTLFGDRYAATPDACADLLEAAVAVMQERADRFAGLQRTHTPTTEDPFVLVVVDEVAFLTAYQSDKGLKLRISAALATLTTQGRAVGVGVLAALQDPRKDVLSIRNLFPDKIALRLDESEQVDMVLGDGARDRGALADHISPIPAQGAGVAYVRLETSPDPIRVRAAYVSDADIRAMAEAVTA, encoded by the coding sequence ATGTTCAAGAAGCTGCCCGGGGACGAGGCGCAGCACCTCGTCACCACCACCCCCGACACCGCCGTGGTGTTCCGCCCGGCCGTGCTGCACACCCCGGCCATCATCACCGTCCTCATCTTCACCTGGCGACTGCTGGCCGGGCTGATCCGGGTCATCTGGCGCCACCCCATCGCCGCGATCGTCGTCGCCGTGCCCGTGGTGACCTGGGCCCTGTACGGCTGGCCATGGGGCCTGGGCCTGGTCGCCCTGGTCCTCGTCGGCCTCACCGCCTGGTTCTTTCTCGCGCGCGCCTCGTTCCTGCGCTGGGTGGGCTGGCGGCTGCTGGCCTTCTGGCGCCGGATCTGGGTGTACCGGCGGCACTGGCAACCCGTCATGATCGTCTCCGGCCTCGGGCGGCGCATCCACGGCCGCGACTACCTGCCCCGCCTGGTCCACGTCACCTGCACCTCGTGGGCCGACCTGGTCACCGTGCGGATGCTCACCGGCCAGTGCGTCAAGGACTGGGCCGACCGCGTCGACCACCTCGCGCACGGCTTCGGCGCCACCTCCTGCCGGGTGTCCATCGCGCGGGCCGGATGGCTGCTGCTCATCATCCCCCGCCATGACCCGCTGGCCACCCCCTTACCGGCCGTCCCGATCCCGGACGAGGCGACGGTCGGGCCGGTGGAGATCGGCCGCTGCGAGGACGGCACACCATGGAAGCTCAAGGTCCACGGCACCCACGTCCTGGTGGCCGGCGCCACCGGCGCGGGCAAGGGCTCCATCATCTGGTCGACCATCCGCGGTCTCCTCCCTGCCGTCCGCGCGGGCCTAGTCCAGATCTGGGCCCTGGACCCGAAACGGATGGAACTGTCCTTCGGCCGGACCCTGTTCGGCGACCGGTACGCGGCCACCCCGGACGCCTGCGCGGACCTGCTGGAGGCCGCAGTGGCGGTCATGCAGGAGCGGGCCGACCGCTTCGCCGGCCTCCAGCGCACCCACACCCCCACCACCGAGGACCCGTTCGTCCTGGTCGTCGTCGACGAGGTCGCGTTCCTGACCGCCTACCAGTCCGACAAAGGTCTGAAGCTCCGCATCTCCGCCGCGCTGGCCACCCTCACCACCCAGGGCCGCGCGGTCGGCGTCGGCGTGCTGGCCGCCCTCCAGGACCCGCGCAAGGACGTGCTCAGCATCCGCAACCTGTTCCCCGACAAGATCGCCCTGCGCCTCGATGAGTCCGAGCAGGTGGACATGGTGCTCGGCGACGGCGCCCGGGACCGGGGCGCGCTGGCCGACCACATCTCCCCCATCCCCGCCCAAGGCGCCGGCGTGGCCTATGTGCGGCTGGAAACCTCCCCGGATCCGATCCGGGTGCGCGCGGCCTACGTGTCCGACGCCGACATCCGCGCCATGGCCGAGGCGGTGACCGCGTGA
- a CDS encoding replication initiator yields the protein MNTTTTDRHRPRAERQKMPVALDVAVEIAKHNGVCVRPIVLRRLDVRTGRSEDVNVPCGATRETKCPSCAKRNRYLRMAQCREGWHLDHEPVTEPDPSTDEQRWLIEFRADVQAKRDAADRDGTPEEVADWDAAIAAIDAEITAAGMRGTLSGRTASRRSRSTRRRQDAPDLPRRAMSPTTLGRAFPGTDGKVYRPSMFLTLTLPSYGRIRAGQGVPVDPATYDYRRAARDALHFAKLVDRFVQNLRRVAGYDVQYFATVEPQKRLAPHLHMAVRGTLPRAEIKAIAAATYHQVWWPAVDEVKFEGEHLPVWAPRADLPDGTAYPDGQDGDYLDPATGEILPTWDQALDHLDADADAEPLHVLRFGDQIDVQGVLAGTPDADQCIRYLSKYLTKSLGESLDTDDPARRDHAARLVEALRYEPCSPACPNWLRYGIQPKGAKPGIVPGRCKGKAHKPDHLGYAGRRVLVSRKWSNKTLAEHKRDRRAWVLHALGLTDDPTANDPHRYLWKPVPAGDGDVPSLALRLLRMVADRQRWRATLLALQEKATGHDLSATGRAA from the coding sequence ATGAACACCACGACGACCGACCGCCACCGGCCGCGGGCCGAACGGCAGAAGATGCCGGTCGCCCTGGACGTCGCGGTGGAGATCGCCAAGCACAACGGGGTGTGCGTCCGCCCGATCGTGCTGCGCCGCCTGGACGTCCGCACCGGGCGCAGCGAGGACGTCAACGTCCCGTGCGGCGCCACCCGGGAGACCAAATGCCCCTCCTGCGCCAAGCGCAACCGCTACCTGCGCATGGCTCAGTGCCGCGAAGGCTGGCACCTCGACCACGAGCCCGTCACCGAACCGGACCCCTCCACCGATGAACAGCGGTGGCTGATCGAGTTTCGCGCCGACGTGCAGGCCAAGCGGGATGCGGCCGACCGCGACGGCACACCCGAGGAGGTCGCCGACTGGGACGCGGCCATCGCGGCGATCGACGCCGAGATCACCGCGGCCGGCATGCGTGGCACCCTGTCCGGCCGCACGGCGTCCCGGCGCTCGCGTTCGACCCGGCGCCGTCAGGACGCTCCGGATCTGCCCAGGCGGGCCATGAGCCCCACCACCCTGGGGCGGGCCTTCCCCGGCACCGACGGGAAGGTCTACCGGCCGTCGATGTTCCTCACCCTCACCCTGCCCTCCTACGGACGCATCCGGGCCGGCCAAGGCGTGCCGGTCGACCCGGCCACCTACGACTACCGGCGGGCCGCCCGCGACGCGCTGCACTTCGCCAAGCTGGTCGACCGGTTCGTGCAGAACCTCCGCCGCGTCGCGGGCTACGACGTGCAGTACTTCGCCACCGTCGAACCACAGAAACGCCTCGCCCCGCACCTGCACATGGCGGTGCGCGGCACCCTCCCGCGCGCCGAGATCAAGGCCATTGCCGCGGCCACCTATCACCAGGTGTGGTGGCCCGCCGTCGACGAGGTGAAGTTCGAGGGCGAACACCTGCCGGTCTGGGCACCGCGGGCCGACCTGCCCGACGGCACGGCCTATCCGGACGGCCAAGACGGCGACTACCTCGACCCGGCCACGGGCGAGATCCTGCCCACCTGGGACCAAGCCCTCGACCACCTCGACGCCGACGCCGACGCCGAACCGCTGCACGTGCTCCGCTTCGGCGACCAGATCGACGTCCAAGGCGTGCTCGCCGGCACCCCGGACGCCGACCAGTGCATCCGCTACCTGTCCAAGTACCTGACCAAATCCCTCGGCGAGAGCCTCGACACCGACGACCCCGCCCGCCGCGACCACGCCGCCCGCCTCGTCGAAGCCCTCCGCTACGAACCCTGCTCGCCGGCCTGCCCGAACTGGCTGCGCTACGGCATCCAGCCCAAGGGCGCCAAACCCGGGATTGTCCCGGGCCGGTGCAAGGGCAAGGCCCACAAGCCCGACCACCTCGGCTACGCCGGCCGCCGGGTGCTGGTCTCGCGTAAGTGGTCGAACAAGACCCTGGCCGAGCACAAGCGCGACCGGCGCGCCTGGGTCCTGCACGCCCTCGGCCTGACCGACGACCCCACCGCCAACGACCCGCACCGCTACCTCTGGAAACCCGTCCCGGCCGGCGACGGCGACGTCCCCTCACTGGCCCTGCGGCTGCTGCGCATGGTCGCCGACCGCCAACGCTGGCGAGCGACCCTCCTCGCCCTACAGGAGAAAGCCACCGGACACGATCTTTCGGCAACGGGGAGGGCCGCATGA
- a CDS encoding helix-turn-helix domain-containing protein, which translates to MTRKITQTPVLPELAQGRLLTVEQAAERLNTSVRFPRRLIAERRITFVHVGRNVRIPEAALDAFIAAGVVEPITSATLRKGRVA; encoded by the coding sequence ATGACCAGGAAGATCACGCAGACCCCGGTCCTCCCCGAACTGGCGCAAGGACGGCTTCTCACCGTCGAGCAGGCGGCCGAACGGCTGAACACCTCGGTCCGCTTCCCACGCCGTCTGATCGCGGAGCGACGCATCACCTTCGTCCACGTCGGACGCAACGTCCGCATACCGGAAGCAGCTCTGGACGCCTTCATCGCCGCCGGGGTCGTCGAGCCGATCACCTCCGCCACGCTCAGAAAGGGACGGGTCGCCTGA
- a CDS encoding tyrosine-type recombinase/integrase: MRTGATTYATKTEADRALTLIEAQIISGEWTDPDRGKVLLADYSEAWIRERPNLRPKTVEGYTWLRKRHIVPGLGGVPVGKLTPQMVRAWRADLLADGVSVSVAAKVYRLLRAVLTTAVEEDKMLARNPCRIKGADNEQTPERPVLTVAQVFELSDRMADRRFRALVLLATFASLRWGEVTALRRSDVDLAARTVRVREQLLELEGGEMVLSPPKSRAGRRIVGIPSVIVPALADHLAEFVADAPDAFMFLGKRGGFLRGNNFRREARWADALKEMGVTGLHFHDLRHTGNTLAAQSGASLADLKARMGHDSDRAALIYQHATRDADQRIADALSARVKAEQRKAKKTRKQQDGGAGGIVG; encoded by the coding sequence ATGAGGACCGGTGCCACGACCTACGCGACCAAGACCGAAGCGGACCGCGCTCTGACACTGATCGAGGCGCAGATCATCTCGGGAGAGTGGACGGACCCCGACCGCGGCAAGGTCCTGCTCGCCGACTACTCGGAGGCGTGGATCAGGGAGCGGCCGAACCTGCGGCCCAAGACGGTTGAGGGCTACACCTGGCTGCGGAAGCGCCACATCGTGCCGGGCCTGGGTGGGGTTCCGGTCGGCAAGCTCACTCCGCAGATGGTCCGTGCCTGGCGGGCTGACCTCCTGGCGGACGGCGTGTCGGTCTCCGTCGCGGCCAAGGTGTACCGGCTGCTTCGGGCGGTCCTCACGACGGCGGTGGAGGAGGACAAGATGCTCGCGCGGAACCCGTGCCGGATCAAGGGCGCCGACAACGAGCAGACGCCGGAGCGGCCGGTCCTCACCGTGGCACAGGTCTTCGAGCTGTCCGACCGGATGGCCGACCGGCGGTTCCGGGCGCTGGTCCTGCTGGCCACCTTCGCCAGCCTGCGCTGGGGTGAGGTCACCGCGCTGCGCCGCTCGGACGTCGACCTCGCCGCTCGGACGGTTCGGGTCCGGGAACAGCTCCTCGAACTGGAAGGGGGAGAGATGGTGCTCAGCCCTCCCAAGTCGCGGGCGGGCCGGCGGATCGTCGGCATCCCCTCGGTGATCGTCCCGGCGCTCGCCGATCACCTGGCGGAGTTCGTCGCCGACGCGCCGGACGCCTTCATGTTCCTCGGCAAACGCGGCGGGTTCCTGCGGGGCAACAACTTCCGGCGTGAGGCCAGGTGGGCGGACGCGCTCAAGGAGATGGGCGTCACCGGCCTGCACTTCCACGACCTGCGGCACACGGGCAACACCCTCGCCGCGCAGTCAGGGGCGAGCCTCGCCGACCTCAAGGCGCGGATGGGACACGACAGCGACCGGGCGGCGCTGATCTACCAGCACGCCACCCGCGACGCGGACCAGCGGATCGCCGACGCGCTGAGCGCTCGCGTCAAGGCGGAGCAGCGCAAGGCGAAGAAGACACGGAAGCAGCAGGACGGCGGCGCTGGTGGGATCGTCGGCTAA
- a CDS encoding HAD family hydrolase gives MVLAQDGVTPIRLACLDLAGTTIGDIAMIERAFAEAIATQGIVPGTGAYARAMVHVHRSRGCPKIDIFRGIFPDNEAQAQAANLTFERSFEGAVERSGLVPLPGTVEALDKLRGAGVKICLITGFSRATLGRVLSALSWSDKVDLALCPEDAGRGRPMPDMVLSAVLRLGIADVRQVAVAGGSESDMLCGRRAGASVIAGLLTGAHSRERLLKGGATHILDSVAGLPELVLGGVPAGTPVGASTH, from the coding sequence ATGGTCCTTGCCCAAGATGGAGTAACGCCCATCAGGCTTGCCTGTCTGGATCTGGCAGGCACCACGATCGGTGATATCGCCATGATCGAACGGGCGTTCGCCGAGGCGATCGCCACGCAGGGCATCGTGCCCGGGACCGGTGCGTACGCGCGTGCCATGGTGCACGTGCACCGGTCCCGGGGCTGCCCCAAGATCGATATATTCCGGGGCATCTTCCCGGACAACGAGGCTCAGGCGCAGGCGGCCAACCTGACCTTCGAGCGTTCCTTCGAAGGGGCCGTCGAGCGCTCGGGTCTGGTCCCGCTGCCCGGTACCGTCGAGGCGCTCGACAAGCTCCGCGGCGCGGGTGTCAAGATCTGCCTCATCACCGGGTTCAGCCGGGCCACACTCGGCCGCGTGCTGTCCGCTCTGAGCTGGTCCGACAAGGTCGATCTCGCCCTCTGCCCCGAAGACGCCGGGCGTGGGCGCCCCATGCCCGACATGGTCCTCAGTGCGGTCCTGCGTCTCGGCATCGCGGACGTCCGCCAGGTCGCGGTCGCCGGCGGCTCCGAGAGCGACATGCTCTGCGGGCGGCGGGCAGGCGCATCGGTGATCGCCGGTCTCCTCACCGGAGCACACAGCAGAGAGCGTCTCCTGAAGGGCGGCGCCACCCACATCCTCGACTCCGTCGCCGGCCTCCCCGAGCTCGTCCTCGGCGGCGTACCGGCCGGGACCCCCGTAGGCGCCTCCACCCACTGA
- a CDS encoding DLW-39 family protein — protein sequence MKKLLVLALVAVGGLLVWRKVQADRAELDLWTEATGSEN from the coding sequence GTGAAGAAGTTGCTCGTTCTGGCGCTCGTCGCCGTCGGGGGGCTGTTGGTCTGGCGCAAGGTGCAGGCCGACCGAGCCGAGCTCGACCTGTGGACTGAGGCCACCGGCAGCGAGAACTGA
- a CDS encoding GNAT family N-acetyltransferase, translated as MQVDVKLSPDGDRYVAEVDGRQIGLLELVRRDGVIIYPHTEVHPEYEGNGVGAALARAALDAARAEGVKVVPRCWFVKGWIARHPDYSDLVADA; from the coding sequence ATGCAGGTGGATGTCAAGCTCTCCCCCGATGGTGATCGTTATGTGGCGGAGGTGGACGGCAGGCAGATAGGGCTGCTGGAACTCGTCCGGCGGGACGGTGTCATCATCTATCCGCACACCGAGGTCCACCCGGAGTACGAGGGCAACGGAGTGGGTGCCGCGCTCGCCCGCGCGGCGCTCGACGCGGCCCGCGCGGAAGGCGTGAAGGTGGTACCGCGCTGCTGGTTCGTGAAGGGCTGGATCGCCCGCCACCCCGACTACTCGGACCTGGTCGCGGACGCCTGA